From Amycolatopsis sp. YIM 10, the proteins below share one genomic window:
- a CDS encoding beta-ketoacyl synthase, with product MSAEPARVVITGMGAVSSIGVGLPEFAAGLRAGRHGAGPATAFDTTGFPSELVCEVKDFRDEDWVSGDLEGVGRPSRFALAATAMALADAGIGAEDLRARRGMVVVGSTDGQSQDIDDLVATMVGDGPDNLDPARTARIPAQRLALDIAAHFGLSDVDAYTIGTACAAGNYAIGDAFDAVRSGTAEYALAGGADVVSRRNFASFHRLGLVAPDACRPFDVGRAGILNGEGAGILLLETLDSALARGATVHAEVLGYGLNCDGSNPVAPDQDSVARCMRLALDDARVKPDEVDLISAHGTGTKLNDITECDAIRDVYGDRPPRTISLKSMLGHAMGASTALGAIACAVALEQGFVPPTINHRQTDPACGVDCVPNRAVEADLRVVQNNGLAFGGNNAVVLLGKYERTPV from the coding sequence ATGTCCGCCGAGCCGGCCCGGGTGGTGATCACCGGAATGGGGGCCGTGTCCAGCATCGGCGTGGGGCTGCCCGAATTCGCCGCCGGGCTGCGGGCCGGTCGCCACGGTGCCGGTCCGGCGACCGCCTTCGACACCACCGGCTTCCCGTCGGAACTGGTCTGCGAGGTCAAGGATTTCCGGGACGAGGACTGGGTTTCCGGTGATCTGGAAGGCGTGGGACGGCCCAGCCGGTTCGCGCTGGCAGCCACCGCGATGGCACTGGCCGACGCCGGGATCGGCGCCGAGGACCTGCGTGCCCGGCGCGGCATGGTCGTGGTCGGCAGCACCGACGGGCAGTCACAGGACATCGACGACCTCGTGGCCACCATGGTCGGCGACGGGCCGGACAACCTGGACCCGGCACGGACCGCCCGGATCCCGGCGCAGCGGCTGGCGCTCGACATCGCCGCCCACTTCGGACTGTCCGATGTGGATGCCTACACCATCGGAACAGCCTGCGCGGCGGGCAACTACGCGATCGGCGACGCCTTCGACGCGGTCCGCTCCGGTACGGCCGAGTACGCGCTGGCCGGTGGTGCCGACGTGGTCAGCCGCCGCAACTTCGCCAGCTTCCACCGGCTCGGCCTGGTCGCCCCGGACGCCTGCCGCCCCTTCGACGTCGGCCGCGCGGGCATTCTCAACGGCGAGGGCGCGGGCATCCTGCTGCTGGAAACGCTCGACTCGGCACTGGCCCGCGGCGCCACCGTGCACGCGGAGGTGCTGGGGTACGGGCTCAACTGCGACGGCAGCAACCCGGTGGCGCCCGACCAGGACAGCGTCGCCCGGTGCATGCGCCTGGCGCTGGACGACGCGCGCGTCAAGCCCGACGAGGTCGACCTGATCTCCGCGCACGGCACCGGCACCAAGCTCAACGACATCACCGAATGCGACGCGATCCGCGACGTCTACGGCGACCGGCCGCCCCGCACGATCTCGCTCAAGTCGATGCTGGGTCACGCGATGGGCGCCTCCACCGCGCTCGGCGCGATCGCCTGCGCGGTGGCGCTGGAGCAGGGGTTCGTGCCGCCGACGATCAACCACCGCCAGACCGATCCGGCCTGCGGGGTGGACTGCGTGCCGAACCGGGCGGTCGAGGCCGACCTGCGGGTGGTGCAGAACAACGGGCTGGCCTTCGGCGGCAACAACGCCGTGGTGCTGCTCGGCAAGTACGAGAGGACTCCGGTATGA
- a CDS encoding acyl carrier protein: MTGTDSTNSAEIAERKAVIKELACEAFEIEPDELAEHTLFDEDLGIDSLSAIDLLAALEKRFGVEIDQVDLSQLTSLATVYEFIAGELGWTGGGVAAGQPVSGVVSGA, from the coding sequence ATGACCGGCACCGACAGCACCAACAGCGCCGAGATCGCCGAGCGCAAGGCCGTGATCAAGGAACTGGCCTGCGAAGCCTTCGAGATCGAGCCCGATGAGCTGGCCGAGCACACGCTGTTCGACGAGGACCTCGGCATCGACTCGCTGAGCGCGATCGACCTGCTCGCCGCGCTGGAGAAGCGCTTCGGCGTGGAGATCGACCAGGTGGACCTGTCCCAGCTGACCAGCCTGGCCACGGTCTACGAGTTCATCGCCGGGGAACTGGGCTGGACCGGCGGCGGGGTCGCCGCCGGGCAGCCGGTCTCCGGTGTGGTGAGCGGGGCTTGA
- the sbnA gene encoding 2,3-diaminopropionate biosynthesis protein SbnA, which translates to MPLITEPHQFNVGDLYVDLLDIVGQPLYLKCEGFNFAGSIKLKAAAEMVAAAERSGALRPDSVLVESSSGNLGVALSMILAAKGRRFECVTDIRCNPAAVRLMESYGAVVHLVTEPGADGGFLTARLDHVRGLCARDDRYVWLNQYANPDNWGAHYRTTGPEILKQFPELDVLFVGAGTTGTLMGCARYIRDEQLPVTVVAVDAVGSVTFGLPPSRRLIPGLGTSTPPAIFDATFADDVVHVSEPDSIAMCRKLAGHGFLFGGSTGTVLAGALDWLSRNRMSGTGVLIAPDLGERYLDSIYDDGWLRSNYETEGAPR; encoded by the coding sequence ATGCCGCTGATCACCGAGCCCCACCAGTTCAACGTCGGCGACCTCTACGTCGATCTGCTCGACATCGTCGGGCAGCCGCTCTACCTCAAGTGCGAGGGATTCAACTTCGCCGGTTCGATCAAATTGAAGGCGGCCGCGGAAATGGTGGCCGCCGCCGAGCGGTCGGGCGCGCTGCGGCCGGATTCGGTACTGGTGGAATCGTCGTCCGGAAATCTCGGGGTGGCGCTGAGCATGATTCTGGCGGCGAAGGGCCGCAGGTTCGAGTGCGTGACCGACATCCGGTGCAATCCGGCCGCGGTGCGGTTGATGGAGAGCTACGGCGCGGTGGTCCACCTGGTCACCGAGCCGGGGGCCGACGGCGGGTTCCTCACCGCGCGGCTGGACCACGTGCGCGGGCTGTGCGCCCGCGACGACCGCTACGTCTGGCTGAACCAGTACGCCAACCCGGACAACTGGGGCGCGCACTACCGCACCACCGGGCCGGAGATCCTCAAGCAGTTCCCCGAGCTGGACGTGCTCTTCGTCGGCGCCGGCACCACCGGCACGCTGATGGGCTGCGCCCGCTACATCCGCGACGAGCAGCTGCCGGTCACCGTGGTCGCGGTGGACGCGGTCGGCTCGGTGACCTTCGGCCTGCCGCCGTCCCGGCGGCTGATCCCGGGGCTGGGCACCAGCACCCCGCCGGCGATCTTCGACGCCACCTTCGCCGACGACGTGGTGCACGTGAGCGAGCCCGACTCGATCGCGATGTGCCGCAAGCTGGCCGGTCACGGCTTCCTGTTCGGCGGGTCCACCGGGACCGTGCTGGCCGGGGCGCTGGACTGGCTCTCGCGCAACCGGATGTCCGGTACCGGCGTGCTGATCGCGCCGGACCTGGGTGAGCGCTACCTCGACTCGATCTACGACGACGGGTGGCTCAGAAGCAACTACGAGACGGAAGGGGCGCCCCGATGA
- a CDS encoding LuxR C-terminal-related transcriptional regulator, with product MNDRDRESSVLTGALTTLSGGTGGVVLVEGAPGAGRTRLLADTVAAAADHGVVACAARADELTQWTPLAPLADALGATVWALGRPDDTPMRLSARLLGEIEDRARRAPQLIALDDVHWTDPMTLAALQSFAAHLRDAPVLWVLARRDGTEHGRTGAAAARLFDRLAEGGAPRLRLEPLSATAAAELAGQVLGAPPAGALAELVAEAGGNPALLAALAGGLREDEAVRVRDGRAELIADRLPARLTDAVRERLSGFSADTVGVLEVAAVLGHAFQAADAAELLGRTAADIARAVREVVCSGVLTDSGDGELSFCSKLFRRSISETIPASVRTALHRQAGLLLLSRGVEARASAVDHLLDGALPGDTQAVRALAVAAERVVDTEPATAATIAEKALALTTPGDAEVPELALTLAAALHRCGRYDEAAGLISTTLVQAPEPAVAERLRTIAAAIRMLTGQGTATAAELDPDGVAETRAVRLAALNGTKAGLSLAEAASEEDGVVGAVARQVLADEAWSRGEIAESLRLNRLAAQCPVPLVAGVPLPHPALVLAERLAQLGEFGEAEVALADIATRIEQTGHVPFGEAVRVTRARISLWAGRIDEAAREGAPVVLGELALRRGELGEAEQHIADYRELPGHDPVALLWLELQLTSARLEPADVIALLGDSRPTQPLLLHPAAAGWLVRTALAADDTALAGLVASEAEDLAERNPGCAPLAAAAAHSAGLLRRKAGKLREAVAAHGHGWARASAAEDLAGLLAREGRPSDEVVRELDTALAAYQAAGAPRDVARVRSRLRAAGVRRRHWTYAERPVSGWGSLTDTERDVAELVAQGLTNRQVAARMFVSPHTVHAHLGRIFRKLEVNSRVELTGLRFQVA from the coding sequence TTGAACGATCGTGACCGTGAGTCGTCGGTGCTGACCGGCGCGCTCACCACGCTGTCCGGCGGCACGGGCGGGGTGGTGCTGGTGGAGGGTGCGCCGGGAGCCGGCCGCACCCGCCTGCTGGCCGATACCGTGGCCGCCGCCGCGGACCACGGTGTGGTGGCCTGCGCTGCCCGCGCCGACGAGCTGACCCAGTGGACCCCGCTGGCGCCGCTGGCCGACGCGCTCGGCGCGACCGTGTGGGCGCTGGGCAGGCCCGACGACACCCCGATGCGCCTGTCCGCCCGGCTGCTCGGCGAGATCGAGGACCGCGCCCGCCGGGCACCGCAGCTGATCGCGCTGGACGACGTGCACTGGACCGATCCGATGACGCTGGCCGCGTTGCAGTCCTTCGCCGCCCATCTGCGCGACGCACCGGTGCTCTGGGTGCTGGCCCGCCGGGACGGCACCGAGCACGGCCGCACCGGTGCCGCCGCCGCGCGGCTGTTCGACCGGCTGGCCGAAGGCGGGGCACCGCGCCTGCGGCTGGAACCGTTGTCCGCCACCGCCGCGGCGGAACTAGCCGGGCAGGTGCTCGGCGCCCCGCCGGCCGGCGCGCTGGCCGAGCTGGTCGCCGAAGCCGGGGGCAATCCGGCGTTGCTGGCGGCGCTGGCCGGGGGACTGCGCGAGGACGAGGCGGTCCGGGTGCGCGACGGGCGGGCGGAACTGATCGCCGACCGGCTGCCCGCACGGCTGACCGACGCGGTCCGCGAACGGCTGAGCGGGTTCAGCGCCGACACGGTCGGGGTGCTGGAGGTCGCCGCCGTGCTCGGCCACGCCTTCCAGGCCGCCGACGCCGCCGAACTGCTGGGCCGCACCGCGGCCGACATCGCCCGCGCGGTGCGCGAGGTGGTCTGCTCCGGCGTGCTCACCGACTCCGGTGACGGCGAACTTTCCTTCTGCTCCAAGCTCTTCCGGCGGTCGATCAGCGAGACGATTCCCGCGTCCGTGCGCACCGCGCTGCACCGGCAGGCCGGGCTCCTGCTGCTCAGCCGAGGCGTCGAGGCTCGCGCGTCGGCGGTGGACCACCTGCTCGACGGCGCGCTGCCGGGGGACACCCAGGCCGTGCGCGCGCTGGCGGTCGCCGCGGAGCGGGTGGTGGACACCGAACCGGCCACGGCGGCGACGATCGCGGAGAAGGCGCTCGCGCTGACCACGCCCGGTGACGCCGAAGTGCCCGAGCTGGCGCTCACGCTGGCGGCCGCGCTGCACCGCTGCGGCCGGTACGACGAGGCTGCCGGGCTGATCTCCACCACGCTCGTGCAGGCCCCGGAACCGGCGGTGGCCGAGCGGCTGCGCACCATCGCCGCGGCCATCCGGATGCTCACCGGCCAGGGCACCGCGACCGCGGCGGAACTGGACCCGGACGGCGTGGCGGAAACCCGCGCGGTGCGCCTCGCCGCGCTCAACGGCACCAAAGCCGGGCTGTCCCTCGCCGAAGCAGCGTCCGAAGAGGACGGTGTGGTCGGCGCGGTCGCCCGCCAGGTGCTGGCCGACGAGGCGTGGTCGCGCGGGGAGATCGCGGAAAGCCTCCGCCTGAACCGGCTCGCGGCCCAGTGCCCGGTGCCGCTGGTGGCCGGCGTGCCACTGCCGCACCCCGCGCTGGTGCTGGCCGAGCGACTGGCCCAGCTGGGCGAGTTCGGTGAGGCCGAGGTCGCGCTGGCCGACATCGCCACCCGGATCGAACAGACCGGGCACGTGCCCTTCGGTGAGGCGGTCCGGGTGACGCGTGCGCGGATCTCGCTCTGGGCGGGCCGTATCGACGAGGCCGCGCGGGAAGGCGCGCCCGTCGTGCTCGGTGAACTGGCGCTGCGGCGCGGCGAACTCGGTGAGGCCGAGCAGCACATCGCGGACTACCGGGAGCTGCCCGGCCACGATCCTGTCGCACTGCTGTGGCTCGAACTGCAACTGACCTCCGCCCGGCTCGAACCCGCCGACGTCATCGCGTTGCTCGGGGACTCGCGCCCCACCCAGCCGTTGCTGCTGCATCCGGCGGCGGCCGGGTGGCTGGTCCGCACCGCGCTCGCCGCGGACGACACCGCGCTCGCCGGACTGGTGGCGTCCGAAGCCGAGGACCTCGCCGAACGCAATCCCGGGTGCGCGCCGCTCGCCGCGGCCGCCGCCCATTCCGCCGGTCTGCTCCGGCGCAAGGCGGGCAAGCTGCGCGAGGCGGTGGCCGCGCACGGTCACGGCTGGGCGCGGGCTTCGGCGGCGGAGGACCTCGCGGGGCTGCTCGCCCGTGAAGGCAGGCCGTCGGACGAGGTGGTCCGCGAACTCGACACCGCGCTGGCGGCCTACCAGGCGGCCGGTGCGCCGCGTGACGTCGCGCGGGTGCGCAGCCGGTTGCGCGCGGCGGGCGTGCGGCGACGGCACTGGACCTACGCCGAACGCCCGGTGTCGGGCTGGGGCAGCCTCACCGACACCGAGCGCGACGTCGCCGAACTGGTCGCGCAGGGCCTGACCAATCGCCAGGTGGCCGCGCGCATGTTCGTTTCCCCGCACACCGTGCACGCCCACCTCGGCCGCATTTTCCGGAAGCTGGAAGTGAATTCGCGGGTGGAGCTGACCGGGCTGCGTTTCCAGGTCGCGTGA
- a CDS encoding AMP-binding protein, producing MTGAVAARFSRSLLPDGSQVIGCAEPLGEHPPTLAHSLRYWAEATPGAVLAAERDGDGWRELTYGEAAAGAASLGQALLDRGLGPAAPLMVLSGNSLNHLLLTLACYLTGVPVVPTSVAYSLRATDHARLRAISGLVRPSLVYAEDGGRFGAALAAVDAPAVVGDDLPRLLATVPTAAVERAFTALTPDTTAKILFTSGSTGMPKGVVNTHGMLSANQQMLRQIWPFLADRPPVLTDWLPWNHTFGANHNLHLALTNGGSLYVDDGSPRPGEFDRTVEALTSVPPTICVNVPAGYAQLAQRFTADPGLAARVLSRIDMILYAGADLPDELRARLREIARSATGRDVPVVSSWGSTETGPAATSTYGGADRGIGVPLPGTEIKLAPVAGRLEIRVRGASVTPGYLGAEFADAVDEDGFYRSGDAVRIADESGDPRRGVVFDGRIAEDFKLDSGTWVVSGRLRNRLLSGAGILSDAVLVGDNRSYVTAIAWTHPERVREIIGDSQDDDTVAAVLSHLAAVLTDLNQGMGASARVERLVVTTAPPDIDAGEVTDKGQLNRSAVLRRRAELVDLLYADEPDRTRIAVADRLQRVRKWNSEHSAKL from the coding sequence GTGACCGGCGCTGTGGCCGCCCGGTTCTCCAGGTCGTTGCTACCGGACGGGAGTCAGGTGATCGGCTGTGCCGAGCCACTCGGTGAGCACCCGCCGACGCTGGCGCATTCGCTGCGGTACTGGGCCGAGGCGACGCCCGGCGCGGTGCTGGCCGCCGAGCGCGACGGCGACGGCTGGCGCGAGTTGACCTACGGCGAGGCGGCCGCCGGGGCCGCCTCGCTGGGCCAGGCCCTGCTCGATCGCGGGCTGGGCCCGGCCGCTCCGCTGATGGTGTTGTCCGGCAACTCGCTGAACCACCTGCTGCTCACCCTGGCGTGTTACCTCACCGGTGTGCCCGTGGTGCCGACCAGCGTCGCCTATTCCTTGCGGGCCACCGATCACGCCCGGCTGCGCGCCATCTCCGGCCTGGTCCGGCCGAGCCTGGTCTACGCCGAGGACGGAGGCCGGTTCGGTGCCGCGCTCGCCGCCGTCGACGCGCCGGCCGTGGTCGGCGACGACCTGCCGCGGTTGCTCGCGACCGTGCCGACCGCGGCGGTCGAGCGGGCCTTCACCGCGCTGACCCCGGACACCACGGCGAAAATCCTGTTCACCTCGGGCTCCACCGGAATGCCGAAGGGCGTGGTCAACACGCACGGCATGCTCAGTGCCAACCAGCAGATGCTGCGTCAGATCTGGCCGTTCCTGGCCGACCGGCCGCCGGTGCTGACCGACTGGCTGCCGTGGAACCACACCTTCGGCGCCAACCACAACCTGCACCTCGCGCTGACCAACGGCGGGAGCCTGTACGTCGACGACGGTTCGCCGCGACCCGGCGAGTTCGACCGCACCGTCGAGGCGCTCACCTCGGTCCCGCCGACGATCTGCGTCAACGTGCCCGCCGGGTACGCGCAGCTCGCGCAGCGCTTCACCGCGGATCCCGGCTTGGCCGCGCGCGTGCTGTCGAGGATCGACATGATCCTGTACGCGGGCGCCGACCTGCCCGACGAACTCCGCGCCCGGCTGCGTGAGATCGCCAGGAGCGCGACCGGCCGGGACGTGCCGGTGGTTTCCTCCTGGGGCTCCACCGAAACCGGTCCCGCGGCCACCTCGACCTATGGCGGGGCCGACCGGGGCATCGGGGTTCCGTTGCCGGGCACCGAAATCAAGCTGGCGCCGGTCGCGGGCAGGCTGGAGATCCGGGTGCGCGGCGCGTCGGTCACGCCGGGCTACCTGGGCGCGGAGTTCGCCGATGCCGTCGACGAGGACGGCTTCTACCGCTCGGGCGACGCCGTGCGGATCGCCGACGAGAGCGGGGATCCGCGTCGGGGCGTGGTGTTCGACGGGCGCATCGCCGAGGACTTCAAGCTGGACAGCGGAACCTGGGTGGTCTCGGGCAGGCTGCGCAACCGCCTGCTGTCCGGGGCGGGCATCCTGTCCGACGCGGTGCTGGTGGGGGACAACCGTTCCTACGTCACGGCGATCGCGTGGACGCACCCCGAACGCGTCCGCGAAATCATCGGGGACAGCCAGGACGACGACACCGTCGCCGCCGTGCTTTCGCACCTGGCGGCGGTGCTGACGGACCTGAACCAGGGCATGGGCGCGTCGGCGCGCGTGGAACGCCTGGTGGTGACCACCGCGCCGCCGGACATCGACGCCGGTGAGGTCACCGACAAGGGCCAGCTCAACCGCAGCGCGGTACTCCGCCGCCGGGCGGAGCTGGTGGATCTGCTCTACGCCGACGAACCGGACCGGACGAGGATCGCCGTGGCCGACCGGCTTCAGCGCGTCCGAAAATGGAATTCCGAGCATTCGGCGAAACTGTGA
- the hutH gene encoding histidine ammonia-lyase: protein MATPTDQRPQLRVVHLDGRTLALDDIAGLARRPELRTVALDEEASRRIGESNALKHRLIDSGTPIYGVTSGFGDSNRRQVSKRKTSDLQDNLVRFLSAGVGPMAEPEVVRATMVVRANCLARGHSGVRPELVSALLDLINADVLPLIPERGTVGASGDLVPLSYLAAALTGQGRVLHRGEEKPAATALADAGLTPLTLEAKEGLAMVNGTSFMSGFAVLALQDAAELAFAADLCTAMTSQVLLGNPGHFAPFLFDAKPHDGVLRSAAVIRAALYADTTADNGIRRPDSDFVELEQSIQDAYSIRCAPHVTGVLRDTTDWARHWLTVEVNSANDNPLFEVPAAAVRNGGNFYGGHVAQAMDALKTAVASVGDLLDRQLELVVDEKFNNGLTPNLIPRVADGDYEAGLFHGFKGMQIVASSLAAESLKWTMPAASFSRSTEAHNQDKVSMGTIAARDARSVVQLVQRITAIHLIALCQAADLRGPDVLSAPTAAAHGAVREVCGFLDRDRAMDTEIERVASLIASGELRAAVELYTEGVTR, encoded by the coding sequence ATGGCCACCCCCACCGACCAGCGCCCCCAGCTCCGCGTGGTGCACCTGGACGGGCGCACGCTCGCCCTGGACGACATCGCCGGCCTGGCCCGGCGCCCGGAACTGCGCACGGTCGCACTCGACGAGGAAGCCAGCCGCCGCATCGGCGAGTCGAACGCGCTGAAGCACCGCCTGATCGACTCCGGCACGCCGATCTACGGCGTCACCTCCGGGTTCGGCGACAGCAACCGGCGGCAGGTGTCTAAGCGCAAGACCAGCGATCTCCAGGACAACCTGGTCCGGTTCCTCTCCGCCGGGGTCGGCCCGATGGCCGAGCCCGAGGTGGTGCGCGCGACCATGGTGGTGCGGGCGAACTGCCTGGCCCGCGGGCATTCCGGGGTGCGGCCCGAGCTGGTCTCCGCGCTGCTCGACCTGATCAACGCCGACGTGCTGCCGCTGATCCCCGAGCGCGGCACCGTGGGGGCCAGCGGCGACCTGGTTCCGCTGAGCTACCTGGCCGCCGCGCTGACCGGGCAGGGCCGCGTGCTGCACCGCGGTGAGGAGAAGCCCGCCGCGACCGCGCTCGCCGACGCCGGGCTGACCCCGCTGACCCTGGAGGCCAAAGAGGGCCTGGCGATGGTCAACGGCACCTCGTTCATGTCCGGGTTCGCCGTGCTGGCGCTGCAGGACGCGGCGGAGCTGGCGTTCGCGGCCGACCTGTGCACCGCGATGACCAGCCAGGTGCTGCTGGGCAATCCCGGGCACTTCGCCCCGTTCCTGTTCGACGCCAAGCCGCACGACGGGGTGCTGCGCAGTGCCGCGGTGATCCGTGCGGCACTGTACGCCGACACCACCGCCGACAACGGGATCCGCCGTCCCGACAGCGACTTCGTCGAGCTGGAACAGTCCATCCAGGACGCTTACTCGATCCGCTGCGCCCCGCACGTCACCGGCGTGCTGCGCGACACCACCGACTGGGCGCGGCACTGGCTGACCGTGGAGGTCAACTCCGCCAACGACAACCCGCTGTTCGAGGTGCCCGCGGCCGCGGTCCGCAACGGCGGCAACTTCTACGGCGGGCACGTGGCGCAGGCGATGGACGCGCTGAAGACCGCGGTGGCCAGCGTGGGCGACCTGCTGGACCGTCAGCTCGAGCTGGTGGTGGACGAGAAGTTCAACAACGGCCTGACCCCGAACCTGATCCCGCGTGTGGCCGACGGCGACTACGAGGCCGGGTTGTTCCACGGGTTCAAGGGCATGCAGATCGTGGCCTCGTCGCTGGCCGCCGAGTCTCTCAAGTGGACGATGCCGGCCGCATCGTTCTCGCGGTCGACCGAGGCGCACAACCAGGACAAGGTCAGCATGGGCACGATCGCCGCCCGTGACGCGCGCTCGGTGGTGCAGCTGGTCCAGCGGATCACCGCCATCCACCTGATCGCCCTGTGCCAGGCCGCGGACCTGCGCGGGCCGGACGTGCTGAGCGCGCCCACCGCGGCGGCGCACGGCGCGGTCCGGGAAGTGTGCGGTTTCCTCGACCGCGACCGGGCGATGGACACCGAGATCGAGCGCGTCGCGTCGCTCATCGCCAGCGGTGAGCTGCGCGCGGCCGTGGAGTTGTACACCGAGGGAGTCACCCGGTGA
- a CDS encoding CdaR family transcriptional regulator, whose protein sequence is MLNEPIAPPAKAGRPLQLVPCGESPAGELAELIGSLAESAPPGVRARLRVLLENAAAEQAGSADTVGPLEAAVHPPAELAARLIADGTAPPHVEPLLARLYVVAVLQAGPHGQAELTETLAGYGQETLVAPCPSGAVALIPDDDGDRSTRVVRELGRRLRGRVWCAVSGRARAEIPDGYREAVDVLKLAKAAGSEPGVYGRDDFLVEYAVSQHEAVADNLVEIIRPLMASTVLRETLGVLIRADYNRSRAAKDLYIHRSTLDYRLRRIEKITGHNPMTGRGAQLLGAAMTVYASRNSA, encoded by the coding sequence ATGTTGAACGAACCGATCGCACCGCCCGCGAAGGCAGGCCGGCCGCTGCAATTGGTGCCGTGCGGGGAATCGCCGGCGGGTGAGCTGGCCGAATTGATCGGCTCGCTCGCCGAATCGGCCCCGCCGGGGGTGCGGGCCCGGTTGCGGGTGCTGCTGGAGAACGCGGCGGCCGAGCAAGCCGGCAGTGCCGACACGGTCGGGCCGCTGGAGGCGGCGGTGCACCCGCCGGCCGAGCTGGCCGCGCGGCTGATCGCCGACGGCACCGCGCCACCGCACGTGGAACCGCTGCTGGCGCGGCTGTACGTGGTGGCCGTGCTGCAGGCCGGCCCGCACGGGCAGGCCGAACTGACCGAGACGCTGGCGGGCTACGGCCAGGAGACCCTGGTGGCGCCGTGTCCGTCCGGCGCGGTGGCGCTGATCCCGGACGACGACGGCGATCGCTCCACGCGGGTCGTGCGGGAACTGGGCAGGCGGCTGCGAGGCCGCGTGTGGTGCGCGGTGTCCGGCCGTGCCAGGGCCGAGATCCCGGACGGGTACCGGGAAGCGGTCGACGTGCTCAAGCTGGCCAAGGCCGCGGGCAGCGAGCCCGGCGTGTACGGCCGCGACGATTTCCTGGTGGAGTACGCGGTTTCGCAGCACGAGGCGGTCGCGGACAACCTGGTGGAGATCATCCGGCCGCTGATGGCCAGCACGGTGCTGCGCGAGACGCTCGGTGTGCTGATCCGCGCCGACTACAACCGCAGCCGCGCGGCGAAGGACCTCTACATCCACCGCAGCACGCTGGACTACCGCCTGCGGCGGATCGAGAAGATCACCGGTCACAACCCGATGACCGGTCGCGGAGCCCAGTTGCTCGGGGCGGCGATGACGGTGTACGCCTCGCGCAATTCGGCCTGA